In Leptospira sp. WS58.C1, a single genomic region encodes these proteins:
- a CDS encoding M50 family metallopeptidase translates to MENRFLRLALLLAIIVTLLSYWNHGWVSYLKDFVVFIHEAGHAIATLISGGSVQMIELNGDEAGQTVASPTSGKSPFIFVVSAGYLGSCLVGGFLINRGFKGSLVRPTLLLLGGAVLLLTLKYTSSGGLAQRTGLFWGIFLFISSFLPFGWDRLITVFLGTSVSLYSLYDLLDFTENVQNTDAGILAYWATGTSPGSSVPKSVLFLGYLIALLWSFFSVSIIFFSLKRAVVPRPIPEETPGFDEGPVVGLDNPFPGEVTPEVLEWFLSRGLDLNGKPLPPEFTNIERIDG, encoded by the coding sequence ATGGAGAATCGTTTCCTAAGACTTGCACTCTTACTCGCGATCATAGTGACTCTTCTTTCCTATTGGAATCATGGATGGGTTTCTTATCTAAAAGACTTCGTGGTTTTTATCCATGAAGCAGGACATGCGATCGCAACTTTGATCTCAGGCGGTTCCGTGCAGATGATAGAATTGAACGGCGATGAAGCTGGGCAAACCGTTGCATCTCCTACGTCCGGTAAAAGTCCTTTTATATTCGTGGTATCTGCAGGTTATTTGGGTTCTTGTCTTGTTGGCGGATTTTTGATCAATAGAGGATTCAAAGGAAGTCTAGTCCGTCCCACTTTGTTACTTTTAGGAGGGGCAGTTTTACTGCTTACTCTAAAATACACTTCTTCCGGCGGACTCGCTCAAAGGACTGGTTTGTTTTGGGGGATTTTTCTTTTCATCTCTTCCTTTTTACCATTCGGCTGGGATCGATTGATCACTGTGTTTTTAGGGACGAGTGTAAGCTTGTATAGCCTCTATGACCTTTTGGATTTTACCGAGAATGTACAGAATACGGACGCAGGTATCTTAGCTTACTGGGCTACCGGAACTTCTCCAGGTAGTTCCGTTCCGAAATCGGTTTTATTCCTGGGATATTTGATTGCTCTGCTCTGGTCTTTTTTTAGCGTATCCATCATATTCTTTTCATTGAAGAGAGCTGTGGTTCCTCGTCCGATCCCGGAGGAGACTCCTGGATTTGATGAAGGGCCGGTAGTGGGTTTAGATAATCCGTTTCCTGGAGAAGTAACTCCGGAAGTATTGGAATGGTTTTTAAGCAGAGGTTTGGATCTGAACGGTAAACCTCTTCCCCCGGAATTTACGAATATTGAGAGAATTGATGGCTAA
- a CDS encoding methyl-accepting chemotaxis protein: MRKNLPVTGREIQFAESAVIISRTDSKGKITYVSQDFADVSGFSEEEMLGQPHNIVRHPDIPPAVYKDLWDTVQSGRPWNAIVKNRAKNGDHYWVDATVTPVLEDGVITGYMSVRKKTTRQQIEKAEKLFARMNGQSQLIRTFLSFINSLRVKFGYPGLVAFTFACIFIPSSYLGLKLFLTDPIASTLTFLAVVLGFSLCLRAIYSLKKKMSETLEIVGKVVNGNLAAEFPRKEGVEDADRIYSNFRCMTISLWGLLVQMKENYQRNLKLYEELFQSVGSFERVSQKQAHAVQETAAASHELSKTIDEIVLTISEQTRSLSNVNESIGSIDVSLGETSKSMQNLESQAGTVANKADQAKQIFNEAIQSMEQIRSYSNEINKIVGIITSISERTNMLALNASIESARAGEAGKGFSVVADEISKLAEQTKSSIKDITYLVKSTSNSVEEGALKVGQSVDVFENLQNYIEEVHNSASKVKGLLLEQSKRLGEIRSSSDQVLVLGKMMTGTSEQQKLSAGEISDSMSAISKSAEDIAATSENIRQSVKDTLVHSQKFGGILSHFKTD; this comes from the coding sequence ATGAGAAAGAACCTACCGGTAACGGGTCGAGAAATTCAGTTCGCTGAATCTGCGGTAATTATTTCCAGAACCGATTCGAAAGGAAAAATCACTTATGTTTCCCAGGACTTTGCGGACGTAAGCGGTTTTTCAGAAGAGGAGATGCTGGGCCAACCTCATAATATTGTCCGTCATCCGGATATTCCCCCGGCAGTTTACAAAGATCTTTGGGACACCGTTCAGTCGGGCCGCCCTTGGAATGCGATCGTAAAAAATCGCGCAAAAAATGGAGACCACTATTGGGTGGATGCCACCGTTACTCCTGTTCTTGAAGACGGAGTCATTACCGGGTACATGTCGGTTCGCAAAAAGACAACTAGGCAACAAATCGAGAAAGCTGAAAAACTTTTTGCAAGAATGAACGGACAGTCTCAACTCATTAGAACGTTCCTCTCTTTTATAAATTCCCTCCGAGTTAAATTCGGATATCCTGGTCTTGTGGCTTTCACATTCGCATGTATTTTCATTCCTTCTTCTTATTTAGGTTTGAAACTATTTTTAACGGACCCGATCGCTTCTACTTTAACCTTTCTTGCTGTGGTTCTGGGATTTTCACTTTGTTTAAGAGCTATCTATAGTTTAAAAAAGAAAATGTCCGAAACCTTGGAGATAGTAGGTAAAGTTGTAAACGGAAATCTTGCCGCTGAATTCCCTAGGAAAGAAGGGGTCGAAGATGCCGACAGAATTTATTCCAACTTCAGATGTATGACTATCAGTCTTTGGGGACTCCTTGTCCAGATGAAAGAAAACTATCAAAGAAACTTAAAATTGTATGAGGAACTTTTCCAATCAGTAGGTTCTTTCGAAAGAGTTTCTCAAAAACAAGCGCATGCTGTGCAAGAAACTGCGGCGGCTTCCCATGAACTGTCTAAAACGATAGATGAGATCGTATTAACCATTAGTGAGCAGACTAGAAGTTTATCTAATGTAAACGAAAGTATCGGTTCTATCGATGTGTCCTTGGGAGAAACCTCCAAATCAATGCAAAACCTGGAGTCACAAGCCGGGACTGTAGCGAACAAGGCCGATCAAGCAAAACAGATCTTTAATGAAGCTATCCAATCCATGGAACAAATACGTTCTTATTCCAATGAGATCAATAAGATCGTGGGGATTATCACGAGCATTTCCGAACGAACGAATATGCTTGCGTTGAATGCATCCATAGAATCCGCAAGGGCCGGAGAAGCAGGAAAAGGATTTTCTGTAGTTGCGGATGAGATCTCAAAACTGGCGGAACAAACCAAATCTAGTATCAAGGATATTACTTATCTAGTAAAAAGTACATCCAACTCAGTGGAAGAAGGTGCGCTAAAAGTGGGACAGTCAGTAGATGTCTTCGAAAATTTACAGAACTATATCGAAGAAGTTCATAACTCCGCGTCCAAAGTAAAAGGTCTCTTGTTGGAACAATCGAAAAGATTGGGAGAAATACGCAGCAGTTCCGATCAGGTTTTGGTTTTAGGAAAGATGATGACCGGGACTTCCGAGCAACAAAAACTTTCCGCGGGAGAAATTTCGGATTCTATGAGTGCAATTTCCAAATCGGCAGAAGATATAGCTGCCACCTCCGAAAATATCAGACAATCTGTAAAAGATACCCTGGTACATTCCCAGAAATTTGGCGGAATTTTGAGCCATTTTAAAACGGATTAA
- a CDS encoding OmpA family protein, whose amino-acid sequence MFFYNQGKGPDTKRNHFLSSVLAGTLLFFLLSWNGSAQPVPTLLERNFGSPLNTQNVEYNPIISPDGRYLIFQSNRPGGEGEMDIWLSENANYKKRDGEADWKKPVNLNQDIWEQNKKELPAGEKKSKLFNTDKYEGGISIRFDEFGNPEEIFLTSIRNVKADREGFDALDIYYTKRDERTKRWSDLIGVSEINSNFNEKMPAISPDGKYLIFSSDRPGGYGEYDLWVSYRNFSTGVWSSPVNLGSEINSKASEILPYIHPDGEQLYFSSNRENDRKKFSLYRNFLNLPSTADTEDAEDKLTVSKTNLPYPVPETGSLEKLPYPFNLETPEGIDSEGISFDHEGLWAYISSNRNGGQGQYDIYRFQVPENLRNSYDVSFQGLVLDGSEATMIGLDATIKISDSVGPSRTITSRRIGGDLSKGNPTNFKTVLKTGRLYKVEISSPGFYPTEDKLDLRGNVERNKKVYKTYVLLPIKDEEKGKIVSTGDGDKGKGLNVVVVDATTKEPIAGASATVFTPKNRQGEILKYNSLSKNFHIELIPDTDFEIFAKAEKYISESVNILKKDIKPGSTISIALRKDSEVPAVLSTKLYFEFNKTEVTDAHRKQLDLIVDYLKKNPSDKIEIGGHTDNIASKEYNTRLSGNRARKVFDYIRSKGIQASRLKTRAYWYSRPDEDNSTEDGRAKNRRVDFRKL is encoded by the coding sequence ATGTTTTTTTACAATCAAGGAAAAGGACCCGATACAAAGCGAAATCATTTTCTAAGCTCCGTCCTTGCCGGAACTCTTCTGTTTTTTTTACTTTCCTGGAATGGATCCGCCCAACCTGTTCCTACACTCTTGGAAAGAAATTTCGGATCTCCCTTAAATACACAAAACGTAGAATACAATCCCATTATCAGTCCTGACGGAAGATACCTTATCTTCCAGTCCAATCGTCCAGGCGGAGAAGGAGAGATGGACATCTGGCTCTCCGAAAACGCAAACTACAAAAAAAGAGACGGGGAAGCTGATTGGAAGAAACCGGTTAACCTGAACCAAGACATCTGGGAGCAGAATAAAAAGGAACTTCCTGCGGGAGAAAAAAAATCCAAACTATTCAATACCGATAAATACGAAGGTGGGATCTCGATTCGATTCGATGAATTCGGCAACCCTGAGGAAATTTTTCTGACTTCTATCCGAAACGTAAAAGCGGACAGAGAAGGTTTTGACGCATTAGATATTTATTATACGAAACGAGACGAAAGAACGAAACGTTGGAGTGATTTAATCGGCGTCTCGGAGATTAATTCCAACTTTAATGAAAAGATGCCTGCTATTTCTCCCGATGGAAAATATCTGATCTTTTCCTCCGATCGTCCCGGCGGATATGGAGAATACGATCTGTGGGTAAGCTACAGAAATTTTTCCACAGGTGTTTGGTCCAGTCCTGTCAATTTAGGATCCGAGATCAATTCCAAGGCTAGTGAAATTCTTCCTTACATTCATCCGGATGGAGAACAGTTATATTTCTCTTCTAATAGAGAGAATGATCGCAAAAAGTTTTCCTTGTATCGGAACTTCTTAAATCTTCCAAGCACAGCCGATACGGAAGATGCAGAAGATAAACTTACGGTTTCTAAAACGAATCTTCCTTATCCCGTACCGGAAACCGGAAGTCTGGAAAAATTACCCTATCCTTTCAATTTGGAAACTCCGGAAGGGATTGATTCGGAAGGGATTTCTTTTGATCACGAGGGCCTTTGGGCTTACATTTCTTCCAATCGAAATGGAGGGCAGGGCCAGTACGATATCTATAGATTTCAGGTCCCTGAAAATTTAAGGAATTCCTACGATGTGTCCTTCCAAGGATTGGTCTTGGACGGCTCGGAAGCCACAATGATAGGCTTGGATGCAACGATTAAAATTTCGGATAGCGTAGGCCCTTCCAGAACCATTACTTCCAGAAGAATAGGCGGAGATCTTTCTAAAGGAAATCCGACTAATTTTAAAACCGTTTTAAAAACGGGAAGATTGTATAAGGTAGAAATCTCTTCTCCTGGATTTTATCCCACTGAGGACAAACTCGACTTACGCGGAAACGTAGAGAGAAATAAAAAAGTTTATAAAACTTACGTGCTTCTTCCTATTAAAGATGAAGAAAAAGGTAAGATCGTTAGCACAGGAGACGGTGATAAAGGAAAGGGACTTAATGTAGTAGTTGTAGATGCTACTACTAAAGAACCAATTGCTGGAGCGAGCGCTACAGTTTTTACTCCTAAGAATAGACAGGGAGAAATCTTAAAATACAACAGTTTGTCAAAAAATTTCCATATCGAGTTGATTCCCGACACTGATTTTGAGATCTTTGCAAAGGCTGAGAAATATATTTCCGAAAGTGTTAATATTTTGAAAAAAGATATTAAACCCGGATCAACAATTTCTATCGCATTAAGGAAAGATTCGGAAGTCCCAGCTGTTTTAAGTACAAAACTCTATTTTGAATTCAATAAGACCGAGGTGACTGACGCACATCGCAAGCAACTCGATCTGATTGTGGACTATCTCAAGAAAAATCCGTCGGATAAAATAGAGATTGGGGGCCATACGGATAATATAGCTTCCAAAGAATATAATACTCGCTTAAGCGGGAACAGAGCGCGGAAAGTTTTTGACTACATTCGTAGTAAAGGGATCCAAGCTTCTAGGTTAAAAACCAGAGCATATTGGTATTCCAGACCCGACGAAGATAACTCTACCGAAGACGGAAGAGCGAAGAACAGGAGGGTCGACTTCCGCAAGCTATAA
- a CDS encoding DUF1577 domain-containing protein, which yields MEVEYRSYLQSPRIWDTIRDPQKIGYILKEYVHNNGLFLKENPLKQELQILQTTPEGKIFLRIDPETLNEEGEITVYKTLSKHMEIGFRVDSINHEDGVVVCSPEYVRIAKDGRILPRIEGLQGKVVAHRFHMLKKEQDSTKVLGTSGQILLTDLHKNILSEFPYSRLVFPSGKELSFEQDLAKRTGKTIFVKDAISMDPLSKEESNGFNILDLKQELEDEMILEDRTKVYRSGKIQSFAVYPIYYKDPSGPKLVALGYAETKDRILDPAILKKYAELEDVFNDRIEDSNTLDVDIRQNVINASEGGILLEVTESQLVESFLHKPFFTADITFKMQAPLRFAFKIRHISQVGEIYLVGAEIVGSNDAKTNMTLLKKNLSFIKSV from the coding sequence ATGGAAGTCGAGTACCGATCTTACCTACAATCACCAAGAATATGGGATACGATCCGGGATCCTCAAAAAATCGGTTATATTCTGAAAGAGTACGTTCATAATAACGGGCTCTTTCTGAAAGAAAATCCCTTAAAACAAGAATTACAGATCCTACAAACTACTCCTGAAGGAAAAATTTTTCTCAGGATCGATCCGGAAACTTTGAATGAAGAAGGCGAGATCACTGTTTACAAAACTTTAAGTAAACACATGGAGATCGGCTTTCGAGTGGATTCGATCAATCATGAGGATGGCGTAGTTGTTTGTTCTCCCGAATATGTAAGGATCGCAAAGGACGGCCGTATTCTTCCGCGGATTGAAGGATTACAAGGCAAGGTCGTTGCTCATAGATTCCACATGTTAAAGAAGGAACAGGATTCCACCAAAGTTTTAGGAACCTCCGGCCAAATTCTTTTAACCGACTTACACAAGAACATCTTATCTGAATTTCCTTATTCTAGATTGGTATTTCCCTCGGGGAAAGAACTTAGCTTTGAGCAGGACTTAGCAAAACGTACAGGTAAAACCATCTTTGTAAAAGATGCGATCAGTATGGATCCTCTTTCCAAAGAAGAATCCAACGGTTTTAATATTCTTGATTTAAAGCAAGAATTGGAAGACGAGATGATCCTGGAAGATCGGACCAAAGTGTATCGCTCCGGAAAAATACAATCTTTTGCTGTCTATCCGATCTACTACAAAGATCCTTCCGGACCTAAACTCGTTGCTTTAGGTTATGCGGAGACTAAGGACAGAATTTTGGATCCGGCGATCCTGAAAAAATACGCCGAATTAGAAGACGTATTTAACGATAGGATAGAAGATTCTAACACGCTAGATGTCGATATCCGTCAGAACGTGATCAATGCTTCCGAGGGGGGAATTCTTTTGGAAGTAACCGAATCCCAGCTAGTCGAATCGTTTCTGCACAAACCTTTCTTTACAGCGGATATAACATTTAAGATGCAAGCTCCACTGAGATTCGCATTTAAAATCCGACATATTTCTCAAGTAGGGGAAATTTACCTAGTCGGTGCAGAAATAGTTGGCTCCAATGATGCCAAGACGAATATGACTCTATTAAAGAAGAATTTAAGCTTCATTAAGAGCGTCTAA
- a CDS encoding UDP-glucuronic acid decarboxylase family protein has translation MANRVLVTGGAGFIGSHLCERLIQEGNEVICVDNFHTGRKKNVEKLLSNPRFELIRHDITEPIRLEVDQIYNFACPASPIHYQSNAIKTIKTNVLGTTNMLGLAKRVKARILQASTSEVYGNPIEHPQKETYWGNVNPIGIRSCYDEGKRVAETLCFDYHRNHKVDIRVIRIFNTYGPRMLPDDGRVVSNFVVQALAGKDITVYGDGSQTRSFCYVDDLVDGIIKMMNTQDFNGPVNLGNDGEFTVKELAELVLKETGSSSKIIYKTLPQDDPARRKPDLTLARQKLGYEPKVPLLEGIRKTVDYFKNHLD, from the coding sequence ATGGCTAATAGAGTGCTAGTGACCGGCGGTGCCGGATTTATCGGATCTCATTTATGTGAAAGATTGATACAAGAAGGTAACGAAGTTATCTGTGTAGATAACTTTCACACGGGAAGAAAGAAGAATGTCGAAAAACTTCTCTCCAACCCTCGCTTCGAACTGATACGTCATGATATCACTGAGCCGATTCGACTCGAAGTGGATCAGATCTATAACTTTGCTTGTCCTGCTAGCCCGATCCATTATCAATCCAATGCGATCAAAACGATCAAGACCAATGTCCTTGGTACAACAAATATGTTGGGACTTGCTAAAAGAGTAAAGGCAAGGATCTTACAAGCTTCCACTAGCGAAGTTTACGGAAACCCGATCGAACATCCTCAAAAGGAAACGTATTGGGGAAACGTAAATCCGATCGGTATCAGAAGTTGTTACGACGAAGGAAAGAGGGTCGCTGAAACTCTTTGTTTCGATTATCACAGAAATCATAAAGTGGACATTCGAGTGATCCGTATCTTCAATACTTACGGACCTCGCATGCTTCCGGACGATGGAAGAGTAGTAAGTAATTTTGTGGTCCAAGCGCTTGCGGGGAAAGACATCACTGTTTACGGAGACGGTTCACAAACTAGATCTTTCTGCTATGTGGATGATCTTGTGGACGGTATCATTAAAATGATGAATACCCAGGACTTCAATGGTCCTGTAAACTTGGGCAACGACGGAGAGTTTACGGTTAAGGAACTAGCGGAGTTAGTTTTAAAAGAGACCGGCTCTTCTTCCAAGATCATTTATAAAACTCTTCCCCAAGACGATCCTGCCCGCAGAAAGCCGGATCTGACTTTAGCTAGACAAAAACTGGGTTATGAACCGAAGGTTCCTTTATTGGAAGGAATCAGGAAAACGGTCGATTATTTCAAAAATCACTTGGATTAA
- the folP gene encoding dihydropteroate synthase: METDVPSRIQGEIFPPKPILFGVLNITSDSFSDGGKYLRQDLAFAKAKSLMEEGADVIDIGAQSSNVKAEPVSEQVEWDRMKEIISELKREKVSISVDTFRPYVIRKALEEGVDYINNIRGFVDPESLDLLKEASKQSAKYVAMFSQDHSIKASEFSDLKPETVVPLVLEFFRERTKTFQSLGLADRLILDPGMGFFLSPDYKVSFAVLSKITKILSEFPNLMVSVTKKSFLGNALGGLPVEDRIVPTAISETYLWSKGVPMIRTHSPKSFILAQKTWEMSHGVYSPQRGLQEPGPFGIDSYRP, from the coding sequence ATGGAAACGGACGTTCCGAGCAGAATCCAGGGAGAAATTTTTCCTCCTAAACCGATCTTATTCGGGGTTTTGAACATAACTAGCGACTCCTTTTCCGATGGGGGAAAATATCTACGCCAGGATCTCGCTTTTGCTAAGGCAAAATCTCTAATGGAAGAAGGTGCGGATGTAATAGATATCGGGGCACAATCTTCCAACGTTAAAGCGGAGCCCGTTTCTGAGCAAGTGGAATGGGATAGAATGAAAGAGATCATCTCCGAATTAAAAAGGGAGAAGGTTTCCATCTCTGTAGATACTTTCCGACCCTATGTCATTCGAAAAGCATTAGAAGAAGGTGTGGATTACATCAATAATATCAGAGGCTTTGTAGATCCTGAAAGTTTGGATTTGCTAAAAGAAGCAAGCAAACAATCCGCAAAGTACGTTGCCATGTTTTCTCAGGATCATTCGATCAAGGCATCCGAGTTTTCCGATCTAAAACCGGAAACAGTTGTGCCTTTGGTTTTGGAGTTTTTTAGGGAAAGGACTAAAACTTTCCAAAGTTTAGGACTAGCTGATCGACTCATCTTAGACCCCGGTATGGGATTTTTTTTAAGTCCGGATTATAAGGTAAGTTTTGCGGTTCTTTCTAAGATCACCAAGATACTTTCCGAATTTCCGAACCTAATGGTTTCGGTTACTAAAAAGTCTTTTTTGGGAAATGCATTAGGTGGTTTACCGGTGGAGGATAGAATAGTCCCTACTGCGATTTCCGAGACGTATCTCTGGTCAAAAGGAGTTCCTATGATCAGAACTCATTCTCCAAAATCTTTTATATTAGCACAGAAAACTTGGGAAATGTCTCACGGAGTTTATAGTCCGCAACGCGGGCTTCAGGAGCCTGGACCTTTTGGGATAGACTCTTATCGTCCGTAA
- a CDS encoding Re/Si-specific NAD(P)(+) transhydrogenase subunit alpha has protein sequence MNIGVLKEAKEETRVAVTPDVVDALKKIGASVLIEKGAGEGSYFSDEDYKKAGASIQSRADILKKSDLVVSIHLADGASLSKIKKGAFYLGMFQPAVNPQVIKKLSSGKVTVLSLDAIARITRAQSMDVLSSQATVAGYKAVLIASTHLTRFFPMLTTAAGTITPASVLIIGAGVAGLQAIASSRRLGAVVDVFDTRPEVKEQVQSLGAKFVEVEGATHSAAAGGYAVEQTEEYKKRQQEAIEKFAAKADVIITTALIPGRKAPIIITKKIVDRMKAGSVVVDLASPNGGNCEYTQHGKVVLTKNGVSVVGHQNLAGSLPSDASRMFAKNILNYLKLLVKEKKINLDLNDEIISSTTITHDGEIRHKLTLDALGGSKQEGKKPAAKKKA, from the coding sequence ATGAATATCGGAGTTTTAAAAGAAGCTAAGGAAGAAACTAGGGTAGCCGTAACCCCGGACGTAGTCGACGCCTTAAAAAAAATCGGTGCTTCTGTTCTCATCGAAAAAGGCGCTGGAGAAGGTTCTTATTTCTCCGACGAAGATTATAAAAAAGCCGGTGCGTCGATCCAATCTCGCGCTGATATACTAAAAAAGTCCGACCTAGTTGTGAGCATTCACTTAGCGGATGGTGCGAGCTTATCCAAGATCAAAAAAGGAGCCTTCTATTTAGGAATGTTCCAACCTGCGGTAAATCCTCAGGTAATAAAAAAGCTTTCTTCTGGGAAAGTTACAGTATTGAGTCTGGATGCGATCGCTCGTATCACTCGTGCTCAGTCTATGGACGTTCTTTCTTCCCAAGCAACAGTTGCCGGATATAAAGCCGTTCTTATCGCTTCCACTCATTTGACCAGATTTTTCCCAATGCTAACGACCGCAGCGGGTACGATTACTCCAGCTTCCGTACTCATCATAGGAGCGGGCGTTGCGGGATTACAAGCAATCGCAAGTTCCAGAAGATTAGGTGCAGTAGTAGACGTATTCGATACTCGTCCGGAAGTAAAAGAACAAGTTCAATCTCTCGGCGCTAAGTTCGTCGAGGTGGAAGGCGCAACTCATTCCGCTGCTGCGGGTGGTTACGCTGTAGAACAAACCGAGGAATACAAAAAACGTCAGCAAGAAGCGATCGAAAAATTCGCTGCAAAAGCCGACGTGATTATCACGACTGCATTGATCCCGGGAAGGAAAGCTCCGATCATCATCACCAAAAAGATCGTGGATAGAATGAAAGCTGGATCCGTAGTAGTAGACCTTGCTTCTCCAAACGGAGGAAACTGCGAGTATACTCAACACGGCAAGGTTGTATTAACTAAAAACGGGGTTTCCGTAGTTGGTCACCAAAACTTGGCTGGTTCTCTTCCTTCGGATGCATCTAGAATGTTCGCTAAGAATATATTAAACTATCTGAAACTTTTGGTGAAAGAGAAGAAGATCAACTTGGATTTAAACGACGAGATCATTTCCTCAACCACGATTACTCATGATGGAGAGATCCGTCATAAACTGACTTTGGATGCTTTAGGCGGTTCCAAACAAGAAGGGAAGAAGCCAGCGGCCAAGAAAAAGGCCTAA
- the hisS gene encoding histidine--tRNA ligase — protein sequence MEKQKAFLPTAPYKGTRDFYPEEMRFRNWMFSVMRKTVQSFGYEEYDGPILESFELYLAKSGEEIVQRQLYDFTDKGDRHVAIRPEMTPTLARMVAGEVRNLAKPIRWFSIPNLWRYEQPGKGRLREHWQLNVDLFGVNSYRAEVEIILIANAILENFKAPKGSYQIKVSHRGILDSFLNQTLTLAPEKAHAVSKLLDKKSKISKESFEEEIKPLLSDPEKQLTLIYKYLDTNLQTIGELEGIDRSSVDFIRNLFSDLASLGIKDQLEFDPSIIRGFDYYTGCIFEVFDTNPENRRSLYGGGRYDNLIGLFSNEQLSGIGFGLGDVTFKNFLEGHGLVPKDLNSKTAVLIPLMDDKIFPEVLKLAEELRKEGIGVETMLEPAKLGKQIQTAEKKGYRFLIFLGESEISENKVQLKDIVSGEQSSVSRSDLISTLRKSLLG from the coding sequence TTGGAAAAACAGAAAGCCTTTTTACCCACAGCCCCCTACAAGGGGACGAGAGATTTTTATCCGGAAGAGATGAGATTCCGAAATTGGATGTTTTCCGTTATGAGGAAGACTGTCCAATCTTTCGGATACGAAGAATACGACGGCCCCATCCTAGAATCTTTCGAACTTTATCTGGCAAAAAGCGGAGAAGAAATCGTACAAAGACAATTGTACGATTTTACGGACAAAGGAGATCGTCATGTTGCGATCCGTCCCGAAATGACTCCCACTCTAGCAAGAATGGTCGCCGGCGAAGTCAGAAATCTTGCCAAACCTATTCGCTGGTTTTCCATCCCGAACTTATGGAGATACGAACAGCCTGGAAAAGGGCGCCTTAGAGAACATTGGCAGCTCAATGTGGATCTATTCGGGGTCAATTCCTACCGGGCGGAAGTTGAGATCATTCTGATCGCAAATGCAATTTTAGAAAATTTTAAAGCTCCAAAAGGAAGTTACCAGATCAAGGTCTCGCATCGAGGGATTTTGGATTCATTCTTGAACCAAACCCTAACTTTAGCTCCTGAAAAAGCCCATGCAGTTTCCAAACTTCTGGATAAAAAATCAAAGATCAGCAAAGAGTCTTTTGAAGAAGAGATCAAACCTTTACTTTCCGATCCGGAAAAACAACTTACTCTAATCTATAAATATCTGGATACAAATCTCCAAACGATCGGAGAATTGGAAGGTATCGACCGTTCTTCCGTGGATTTTATTAGGAACCTATTTTCGGATCTGGCATCTTTGGGGATCAAAGACCAACTTGAATTCGATCCTTCGATCATTCGTGGTTTCGATTATTATACCGGCTGTATTTTCGAAGTATTCGATACCAATCCCGAAAACCGAAGATCATTATATGGCGGAGGAAGATACGACAACCTGATCGGATTATTCTCTAATGAACAACTTTCCGGTATCGGTTTCGGGTTAGGTGATGTTACATTCAAAAACTTTTTGGAAGGACATGGCCTGGTCCCAAAAGATCTGAATTCTAAAACTGCAGTTTTAATTCCATTGATGGACGATAAAATTTTTCCTGAAGTTTTGAAACTCGCAGAAGAGCTTCGTAAGGAAGGAATCGGAGTGGAAACCATGCTCGAGCCTGCAAAACTCGGCAAACAAATCCAGACGGCGGAAAAAAAAGGATATCGTTTCTTGATCTTTTTAGGAGAATCCGAAATCTCCGAAAACAAGGTTCAGTTAAAGGATATCGTCTCGGGAGAACAGTCTTCCGTTTCCAGGTCCGATCTAATCTCCACGTTACGGAAATCCTTACTTGGATAA
- a CDS encoding phosphatase PAP2 family protein, which yields MFIREKIHSPILNRTLSRINRGEIMLVLILPYLAYAAWQGVLPYPWWIVIPYSGLVAYANDRFVLVLKKLIARKRPLITVAGKVDQNPDMKHSFPSAHASNSMTAALILVFLFGFPEWFLVLSFMAGVGRLLSLHHFPSDVLGGWLIGTCFGSLGLFLGRWLLPFLFGTA from the coding sequence ATGTTTATTCGCGAAAAGATCCATTCTCCCATTCTGAACCGAACCCTCTCTAGGATCAATCGGGGAGAGATCATGTTAGTTCTTATTCTTCCTTATCTCGCTTATGCTGCGTGGCAGGGAGTTCTTCCTTATCCTTGGTGGATCGTAATTCCTTATTCGGGGCTTGTCGCCTATGCAAATGATCGTTTTGTTTTAGTTTTAAAGAAGCTGATCGCTCGTAAAAGACCTCTAATTACCGTTGCCGGAAAAGTGGATCAAAATCCCGACATGAAACATTCTTTTCCTTCCGCGCATGCATCTAATTCGATGACGGCAGCATTGATCTTAGTGTTCTTGTTCGGTTTTCCGGAATGGTTTTTAGTGCTGAGTTTTATGGCGGGGGTAGGAAGATTATTATCTCTCCACCATTTTCCCTCCGATGTACTCGGAGGGTGGTTGATAGGAACCTGTTTCGGGAGTTTAGGCCTTTTTCTTGGCCGCTGGCTTCTTCCCTTCTTGTTTGGAACCGCCTAA